A genomic region of Platichthys flesus chromosome 4, fPlaFle2.1, whole genome shotgun sequence contains the following coding sequences:
- the limk1a gene encoding LIM domain kinase 1a isoform X3: protein MVGDLFYWSFCCLRLWKRDKKVAGEQKYHPECFTCLNCRAFIGDGDTYALVERSKLYCGHCYYQTIVTPVSLPDSPCSRIPHTVTLVSIPATAEGNGRRGRGFSVAIDQPLSPTNGYSPDHAPTIRVSQVDPDCISPDVKNSIHVGDRILEINGTPIYNVPLDEIDLLIQETSRLLQLTIEHDPHSQGPEGGSSGAEEHVDGPLSSPLSEGPSPVLPITQPPNPDISNLRSRIIKRSCSIDKSPGSSNATSPISQRKDINRSESLRVVSNRMHRIFRPSDLIHGEVLGKGCFGQAIKVTHKETGEVMVMKELIRFDDETQRTFLKEVKVMRCLEHPNVLKFIGVLYKDKRLNFIAEYIKGGTLREIIKKMDSNFPWSQRVSFGKDIAAGMTYLHSMNIIHRDLNSHNCLVRENNTVVVADFGLARLMIDDKLEEKFAQGKLPGLKRPDRRKRYTVVGNPYWMAPEMIHGKSYDERVDIFSFGIMLCEIIGRVNADPDYLPRAMDFGLNVSGFLEHFCPPDCPPAFFPLAALCCDLDADKRPAFSKLGEWMDNLQMHLEMGLPLVSELDMLHKAFWENHSMARPENGLHTHSEQPEQD from the exons ATGGTGGGAGACTTGTTTTACTGGAGCTTCTGCTGTCTCAGGCTTTGGAAAAGGGACAAGAAG GTCGCAGGGGAACAGAAATATCACCCGGAATGCTTCACCTGCCTGAACTGCAGGGCGTTCATCGGTGATGGGGACACGTACGCTCTGGTGGAGAGGTCCAAACTCTACTG CGGTCACTGTTACTACCAGACCATCGTCACCCCGGTGTCGCTGCCGGACTCGCCATGCTCACGAATCCCTCACACGGTCACACTGGTGTCAATCCCAGCCACCGCCGAGGGCAACGGACGTAGAGGGCGAGGTTTCTCTGTGGCCATCGATCAGCCACTGAGCCCGACCAACGGATACAGCCCTGATCATGCACCCACCATCAGAGTCTCCCA gGTGGACCCAGACTGCATCAGTCCAGATGTGAAGAATTCCATTCATGTTGGAGATCGGATCCTTGAAATCAATGGGACGCCCATTTACAATGTTCCTCTGGACGAG ATCGACTTGCTGATCCAGGAGACGAgccggctgctgcagctcaccATCGAGCACGACCCTCACAGTCAGGGGCCGGAGGGAGGCTCCTCAGGGGCTGAAGAGCACGTGGACGGGCCCCTGTCAAGCCCCTTGTCTGAGGGGCCCAGCCCCGTCCTACCCATCACCCAGCCCCCCAACCCCGACATCAGCAACCTGAGATCCCGCATCATCAA GCGGAGCTGCAGCATTGATAAATCACCAGGCTCCAGTAACGCAACATCCCCCATCTCCCAGAGGAAGGACATCAATCGATCAGAGTCGCTCCGAGTCGTTTCAAACCGAATGCACCGCATCTTCCGCCCGTCTGACCTCATCCACGGAGAGGTGCTTGGGAAGGGCTGCTTCGGACAGGCCATCAAG GTGACCCACAAGGAGACCGGGGAggtgatggtgatgaaggaGTTGATTCGCTTTGATGACGAGACACAGAGAACATTCCTGAAAGAG GTGAAGGTCATGCGTTGCCTGGAGCACCCCAATGTGCTCAAGTTCATCGGAGTCCTCTACAAAGACAAGAGACTCAACTTCATCGCTGAGTATATAAAAGGAGGCACCTTGAGGGAAATCATCAAGAAAATG GACAGCAACTTTCCCTGGAGCCAGCGAGTAAGTTTCGGCAAGGACATAGCTGCTGGGATG ACCTATCTGCATTCCATGAACATAATCCACCGGGACCTGAACTCACACAACTGTCTCGTCCGAGAG AACAACACAGTGGTGGTGGCCGACTTCGGGCTGGCACGGCTCATGATCGATGACAAGCTCGAGGAGAAGTTTGCGCAGGGTAAACTGCCGGGTCTGAAGAGGCCTGACCGCAGGAAGAGGTACACGGTTGTGGGAAACCCCTACTGGATGGCTCCTGAGATGATCCATG GAAAGAGCTATGACGAGAGAGTAGACATCTTTTCCTTCGGTATCATGCTCTGTGAG ATAATTGGCAGGGTGAATGCAGATCCGGACTACCTCCCGAGGGCGATGGACTTCGGATTGAACGTGTCTGGGTTCTTGGAGCACTTCTGTCCCCCAGATTGTCCCCCTGCTTTTTTCCCCTTGGCTGCTTTGTGCTGTGACCTTGATGCAGACAAACG ACCTGCTTTTTCCAAACTGGGGGAGTGGATGGACAACCTTCAGATGCACTTGGAAATGGGACTACCCCTGGTGTCCGAACTGGACATGCTTCACAAGGCCTTCTGGGAGAACCACAGCATGGCACGCCCTGAAAACGGCCTGCACACCCACTCTGAACAGCCGGAACAGGACTGA